The sequence ATCTGTATCCTACTCCTTTCACGGTTTTTATACACTCTGTTAAAAATGGTATTTTCTCTCTCAATTTAGATATATACACATCTACAGTTCGATCACCTGAATAATAATTACTTCCCCAAACTTTATCTAAGATTTTCTCTCTACTTACTACAATTCCTTTATTTTTAACTAAAAGCAAAAGTAAATCATACTCTTTCTTAGATAATTCTACTTCTTCACCGTTATTTGTAACTAAATGTTTATCTTCATCTATTTCTAAATCTAAAAATCTATTTCTTATTTTTTTATTTTTTTCTTGCTGATTAAGAAGTTTTTTTCCTCTTAAGAGAAGTTCTCTAGGATCAAATGGTTTTTTCATATAATCGTCCGCTCCAATTTCTAACCCTTTTAACACATCTTCAACTTCTGTTTTAGCTGTTAGCATAACTATGTAAGGAGTTCCGTACTCATCTTCCATCTCTTTTACAATCTTCGTAAAATTTATTCCATCTAAATTAGGTAGCATTAAATCTAAGATGATTAATTCATGTTTATCTTTTTTCAAATACTTCAAACCTTCTAATCCATCAGAAGCTACGGTTACTTTATAACCCTCTTTTGTGAAATAATAGTTTATTAACGCCTGTATCTCTAAATCATCTTCAACTACTAGTACCTTCATATCATCTCTCCCTATTTTTTCTTTTTATTATATCATAAATATAAAAAAGGTGTCCTTTTTTCATCAGGACACCTATACCTACTATTTTGCTGGAACAAATCCCTCATCAGCAACTACTCTTTGTCCATCTGCTGATAATGCAAAGTCAACTAATCCGTTTACATCTTTATTATCTGTATCTATAACATACCAATAGATTTCTCTTGCTATTGGATATTTTTTATCTGCTACATTTTGTACACTAGGTTCT is a genomic window of Cetobacterium somerae ATCC BAA-474 containing:
- a CDS encoding response regulator transcription factor, with the protein product MKVLVVEDDLEIQALINYYFTKEGYKVTVASDGLEGLKYLKKDKHELIILDLMLPNLDGINFTKIVKEMEDEYGTPYIVMLTAKTEVEDVLKGLEIGADDYMKKPFDPRELLLRGKKLLNQQEKNKKIRNRFLDLEIDEDKHLVTNNGEEVELSKKEYDLLLLLVKNKGIVVSREKILDKVWGSNYYSGDRTVDVYISKLREKIPFLTECIKTVKGVGYRLEEKR